Proteins encoded by one window of Sphingosinicella sp. BN140058:
- the csgH gene encoding curli-like amyloid fiber formation chaperone CsgH, with translation MTKRHRIGAAGAAFFAAIAAAPGSGAAEAPAPRPILLVEQPSDRGLELKVVGASEAPFAGSYRLEVTSGTAGNRSIQSGRARLEPGVPVTLVRLHVGNAPAKGWSALLKVVPEQGEPYEIALNAAAR, from the coding sequence GACCAAGCGGCACCGCATTGGCGCGGCCGGCGCCGCGTTTTTCGCCGCCATCGCCGCAGCTCCGGGCTCGGGCGCCGCGGAGGCGCCCGCTCCGCGGCCGATCCTCCTTGTCGAACAGCCGTCGGATCGCGGGCTGGAATTGAAGGTGGTCGGCGCATCCGAGGCCCCCTTCGCCGGCAGCTATCGCCTGGAAGTGACGAGCGGCACTGCCGGCAACCGCTCGATTCAGTCGGGGCGGGCCCGGCTCGAACCCGGCGTGCCCGTCACCTTGGTCCGCCTCCATGTGGGCAACGCTCCGGCAAAAGGCTGGTCGGCTTTGCTGAAGGTCGTTCCGGAGCAGGGCGAACCTTATGAGATCGCGCTGAATGCCGCAGCGCGTTGA